A genomic region of Raphanus sativus cultivar WK10039 chromosome 6, ASM80110v3, whole genome shotgun sequence contains the following coding sequences:
- the LOC108830494 gene encoding mitogen-activated protein kinase kinase 5, translated as MKPIHQSPPSPMKNRFRNKRPDLCIPLPNRDVALAVPLPLPPPPSTTSFAPTSAVSTNVSAAKSLSELERVNRIGSGAGGTVYKVIHRPTSKPFALKVIYGNHEENVRRQICREIEILRSVDHANVVKCHDMFDHNGEIQVLLEFMDGGCLEGVHVSREEELSDMSRQILDGLAYLHRHHIVHRDIKPSNLLIDSGKRVKIADFGVSRILAQTMDPCNSSVGTIAYMSPERINTDLNHGRYNGYAGDVWSLGVSILEFYLGRFPLAVSRQGDWASLMCAICMSQPPEAPATASEEFRHFVSCCLQSDPPKRWSAQQLLQHPFILKSSRAPNI; from the coding sequence ATGAAACCGATTCATCAATCCCCTCCTTCCCCGATGAAGAACCGCTTCCGTAACAAACGTCCCGACCTCTGCATCCCTCTCCCGAACCGCGACGTAGCCCTCGCTGttcctctccctctccctcctCCTCCCTCCACAACCTCCTTCGCCCCCACGTCCGCCGTCTCCACCAACGTCTCCGCCGCGAAAAGCCTGTCAGAGCTAGAACGCGTGAACCGCATCGGAAGCGGCGCGGGAGGGACGGTGTACAAAGTGATACACCGTCCCACCTCGAAGCCCTTCGCCCTCAAGGTGATCTACGGCAACCACGAGGAAAACGTGAGGCGGCAGATCTGCCGCGAGATCGAGATCCTCCGCAGCGTCGACCACGCCAACGTGGTGAAATGCCACGATATGTTCGATCACAACGGGGAGATCCAGGTCTTGCTCGAGTTCATGGACGGAGGGTGTCTCGAGGGAGTGCACGTGTCGCGAGAGGAGGAGCTCTCCGATATGTCTCGGCAGATTCTCGACGGGTTGGCTTATCTCCACCGTCACCACATCGTCCACCGCGACATCAAGCCGTCGAACCTTTTGATCGACTCGGGGAAGAGAGTTAAGATCGCTGATTTTGGTGTGAGTAGGATCTTGGCGCAGACCATGGATCCTTGTAACTCCTCGGTTGGTACCATTGCTTACATGAGCCCCGAGAGGATTAATACTGATTTGAATCATGGGCGTTACAACGGTTACGCGGGAGATGTGTGGAGTCTTGGTGTTAGCATTTTGGAGTTTTACTTGGGGAGGTTTCCTTTGGCTGTGAGTAGACAAGGTGACTGGGCGAGTCTGATGTGCGCCATTTGTATGTCTCAGCCTCCGGAGGCTCCGGCTACGGCGTCTGAGGAGTTTCGTCACTTTGTGTCGTGTTGTTTGCAGAGTGATCCTCCGAAGAGGTGGTCTGCGCAACAGCTTTTGCAGCATCCTTTCATTCTCAAATCATCTAGAGCTCCGAATATCTGA